The DNA sequence ACgaatatttttcaagaaatgaACACTTTTGGCATCATTAGAGAACATCAAATGCTGTTATCATCAAAGGAATCTCAATATTCCCATTCATACAACAAAGGGAATATCTTGGAACCTTGGGTTTATTAGGTTTTCCAAGCCGTTCTTCATACCAAAAAATCGCACCACAATGCGAACATGAGCACAAAGCATCACCAATATCCCAATAATCTacatatagaaaaataattaatttaattcagttgcattaaaaaaatattttattaaatgatttaacctataaataataaaagggaATATTCAGCATGACAACAATTTGATACaacacaatttaaaataatgatagAAATATACCTCCAGATTGAAACAAAAATGACGACACAACAGTGCACTCTTCCGCAATAGATGTACCAAATTCATCACCAACTTCTTCGTTTATAAGAATAGGATTCTCAACAGATCCACCAACAAAggcttcaaaaaaaaaattaatacaacaatattaacaaataaataNNNNNNNNNNNNNNNNNNNNNNNNNNNNNNNNNNNNNNNNNNNNNNNNNNNNNNNNNNNNNNNNNNNNNNNNNNNNNNNNNNNNNNNNNNNNNNNNNNNNAAAAGTCACATCTATACTTCTTGTCATCCAACACTCTAAGTTTCTTAACACAAGTCTTGCATGCTAAATAATACCATTCACCAAAATGAGGCTCAATTGATTCCACTTTTCCAAAAACCCAATATGATCCATCCTGATgaccaaaataagaaatatactATTCCAAATTTAGtacttcaaaaataaaaattctggATATAAAATGACTATCTGACCTTTAATAAGATTTGCATTTACACTACAAAACTATTTACAAACAGGAAATTAAAATACCTCCAAACAGCCAATATCACCAAGGGACTTCACATCAAGATCATCGAACTCTCTACTAAGTTTTACTCCAGATTGATCAACCATTCCTTGTGCAACAAATCTATCATCATGCTTTATCCTATAgattacatttaaaatttgttatagTCAATCACTAAACAAACTATTAATATAGCATTGGGTATTAGGTAACAGTACCTGCTCCTAAATTCCTTCACAACATCAAGATCAGCATTAATCAAAACCTTGGAAGCTTGATAATGAGTAGACACACCAACCTcacctaaaaatataataaggaAACATTAAACCAATACATCACTTTtacaaaactacaaataaaaaagatagaaaCAGACCTCTGAATATATTAGGCTTACAAAACTGTACAATGATTATAGGAACAGTCCCTTCAGCCTTAGACAATTGAGACATATAAGATTCCACATTGGCATCCCAAATTGTACAGAATATCTTGTTATGGCTGTCAAAAAAGTAGCAAATTTAGTTTcaatatgaaaaaaagaaaaaaaaaatagcaaacaaaaaaaatgagcaGCAAGTATAAAACATACTTCTCATCACTGATTTGAACTTCAATTAGTCTGTATCTACTTTGCTTCACTACACTACCTGGGGAAGTGATGACACCAATGATGTCTGcaaagtaaaatgaaatacatgatcaataaagtgaaaaataagttcaaaaacaataaatataaacaaagaGTTATACCAAAAAAAGGTGCATGCTCATCAATCTCATTGATGTTTGATATATCCCCAAATGGTTTAAATGAATACACTATAGGTGGAAAATCATTGTCTCTGACTTCATACATCTCAGTCTTATAGTTCATAAAGAGTCTAAAAAGATGATTAGTGGCTCTGTTTCTAAGTGTGTTTTTCCTAACAAAGAAGTTTTTGATATAATAGATCCCTCCTTCTCTAGGCTTGTGTTGAAGGTTCTGTAGAACCATTTTTGGGAATGTGGCTTGGATGTAGGTACCCTGAAAATAAGAGGAATAAGCCCTTAGATATAAGAAAAGATATAAGACAATAGAAATGGAAGAATATAATAGATAATAGATATTACTACTGTTAGAATTATTAAACTTATTACACTTAATTAGACTTATTAGACTTATGTCAGAAACATAACACTTCAACTAACTTAACTGTGCATTCTTTTGTAGGTGATTATTATTACATTCCAGATTCCAAATTCCATATTCCATATATGATAAAGGGTAATGACATGAAGGATGAAAAGGAAAACTACTAAATGACAGAGACATGGTAAATTTCAGGCATACCTTAGCATCATGAAAGACAGATTCTGTGCTGATATCTCTATTGTCATCCGGAAGACCTCCAAACACACGAACACAATAGACCTTGATGACAGAATTAGTAATGGCTGTATGGAGATTCTTGAGCAAGGTAACATAGGGGGCCATGGTGGACACTGATATATCACTGTAagataaatagataaagttCAGAATCATAAACATATAGACTAATACATATGCTTATTCTTTGCAGGTGCTAAGCATAAACATTCcataagatgaagaagaacCTTTCAAGTAATCAAGTAATCAAGTAATAACATAAATGGAATAACCTGTTTCATTTCGATTACCAATAAATgctgaaaatataatatatgttaGTCTATAGAAATactacatatacatatacatataatcaacaaatgTGGATTTTATGctttctatattatttattaggaGCATTTATTGGGTCTAATGACAGCCGTAATTAATGTCTATTAGTTAATGTTCTCCTATTAATAATGAACCTATTTTGCAGGGATaccaaaacaaatatataaacccTAATCTGAGAGAAGCCGCCCTACTTTCTAAGAAGGAAGAGAGAGCCAATGCTAGAACCAATAAGAATAGGATCCAGACAGAGGAGCCACGCCTATAAGCCTCTTCATCTCTGCAAATAGGTGGCTTTgtgaaggagaaggagagagaaaaacataGGCAATGATTACAGAGAGAAccaagagagaagaagaagaagaaacaacTTATAACTGGTAACTTATTCCATTTATTAGCTTAAATCGGCATATCCAATTACTAATAACTGATTCCATAGAAGATATACACATACTATTCAAgttagtagtaattaaatgtTTTCATCTTGAATTCAATATATGCTTAACctacacaatatatatatcattGATATTTCTCTGAACtcaatgaataaattttacattattaagaTCTCATCAACTTCATCCTTTGCATTTTCAGAGTTCTCTTTTGTGTTATGTGTAAATATTGTGTGTGACTTTGAAACAATATACCACTCCTTATGacttaattatgttttatgtGTGCATCTAATGTGTATGTTATATTTTGGACAGAATTCAACAAATAAGGTTATATTGTTGACAAATTCGAAAAATTATGGTATATTTTGGACAGGAgcttatgaaaaatataatactaacaTTCTGTGATTTATTAATGAGGTGCTATTAAATTAATAGGTTTAGTTTCCAATagttaatattagaaaaattgagaatatACTTAttctaatgtatttttatacttttcaggTAAATAAAGCTTTGGAAATTGCAGAAGAACTGAATCTCAATCATCTTAGAAAAGTGGGATTTATGTGTTTAATACATGAtgtaaaaaagcaaaatatagTGAACTACACAAAACCAATCAAAATAAAGctaaaaatatgcaattaagCCTAATAACACAGCAGCATTGGAACCATAAGTGAcgataaaaatattcataaaaagaaaaatcaagaaaaatacaaaatagcaAAACTGCAGAAACCCATTTTCCCGCCAAAATGCTGCCAGGTGGCAGCCAAAAAAACTGgaactttatatattaataatagatAGATGCATAATACCCTAtcaaagaatttaaaaaataaaaaaggcccatttcatcccaaaatatcccattttgaataattaattccCAAAAACATATCAAATCTATAATTTTGCCATCAGATAGATAATGATTGGGTAGGTAATGATTGGGTTGAGCCAAGTCCGAAACGCTAGTAAAAGGTAAATGAACAGAAATATAACTTCTATTAACCTCatcaaaaaaagtaaaatatatcattccaaaaaataacgcattccaaagaaaaaagatactATACCATATAGaaagataaatgaattttaaaaaataaaataataaaataaaatgcattaaaaagcATAAAATGTAATACCTTTTCAAATATCTTCCCATTGGATAAtggtttttcatgaaaagaagacaaatatgatagttattaGATTTTACCTCGCTATTAAtgaagaggtaaagatacctcttcaaaaatggaaaaggtaTAATAACTTCTCAAGATATCTCTccccttggagaatgattatttatgaagaaaaggtaaatatagtactccctccgtcccagagaagttgacacactttcctttttagtttatcccacaaaagatgtcacatttccctttttggaaaaagttctctctcacattaatataaaaattatattttctctctctatttaacacacaaacaaaacctcctaaaatcccgtgccattttcaaagtatgccaacttctttgggacggagggagtagtagttatataactttatctctctatttaCCTTTCTCCTTGGagagagcatctccaagggagaaaggaaaattgagaagatatatttctcatttaccttctcaaaaaggtaATTATACCTTCTTAGAGCATCTCAAGGGGAGAGGTAAATAGAGaggtaaactaatataactaccatattttaccttttcttcatgaaaaatcattctccaatggaagaggtatttgagaaggtattataccttttttcattttgaagaggtatatTTGATGGAAAGGTAAAATCATATAACcaccatatttaccttcttttcacagaaaatcattctccaatggggaaggtatttgagaaggtattacactttatgtttttttaattcttttgtactacttattattttattttttttaaatgatataccCTTTCTATATGTCTTTTATCTTTGGAGTTATTGATTTTTAGAAAGGTATATTGCACTTTTTCATTTACCTTCTCCCCTTGGAGTTAGCTCTTAAAAAAGTAATGTACTCCAAGGAAAGAAGGTAAAGGTAAATGAAAAAGgcaaccaaaaaaattaacattttatccTTTCTACCAagaagaggtaaagataccttctcaaaatgaaagaaggtaTATAATACCTCCCCATATACCCTTTCTATTGGagcatgaatttttttgtataaaaggtaaatatggtagttatttCCTTTTACCTTTCCATTTACCTCCTCCCTTAGAGATACTCTAACAAAGTTTGTTATAgattcacttttatcatttttttataatatatattcatattcaaataacttcctagtactcctactatactTATACTcgctccgtccacgaataggagtatcgtttttccattttagtctgtccataaataggagtctcagttcataattaccataaatggtaaagagaccccacattccactaactcattcgactcatatattattaaaaattaatatatacaaatgggacctctattccactcacgtatcatttaaaattaatatatacaaatggagcatttattccactaactttcttccacccacttttcttaatatttcttaaaatccgtgccgaatagaaatgagacttctattcgtggacggagagagtatttcttaaaattcatggtattttaaaatatgacaaattttatgggaaGAAGAGGGTACATATTTTGCCCTTTCTCAAGCGCCCCTGGGTTGAGCACTAGAGTTCGCGCTATTCCGATGTTTCtgctttatgtttttttgggTCCTCTTGTTTGTTACAGATTTGATGCTCGTCAACTTGTTGACTctaactttttcttttgaatacAAAAATCCTCTGTAGTAcacatccaaaaatatataaatagcCGAAGAAAAGAAGATTAAATTCCTTGTGTAACGAAAAACTGCGCCAAATCAAAATGATGATCCATTACTCATATCTGCTCTACAAGTCCAGCAGAGCTAGCTAGAACAATAAACATCAACGCCACTGCGGCAGActagattttcaaaattccaaaattcaaTTCCAGAAGAACAATCTTCATCTATCCAATTTATGTGTGTACGTGCATATATAGATATAAGATATCGCCTTCTCTGTTTCTTTCCGCCGTAATGTGACTCCATTGATGATCTGATTCATCAGTTTTTTGTATATAAGAGAGGCGAGAGCGATTACCTTTTGTATGTCGAGAGAGAGCCAATGTGCGCGTGATTAATTAGCCTCGTTCAAATATATTCAGAATGTACGATCGCATCCATGGTTTCCGATAACGATCCCGATCTGCACCTCCCAAATTTACTCTGCGGCGGCCGTTTTTCGATGATCTGCACATCCCACAGCAGCTTGTTGCCGGAATTGGGGAGGTGCGGGACATCGTGCGTGACGATGTTCCTCCACGGCGGTAGCCCGCCGACAGGGCGCAGGAAGTTGCCGCAGCACGACCGGAGCTTCACCTGCATCCCGTCGCGCATCGGCTCCCACTCGATCGACGGATCCGACGGCGACTCGCGCGACGTCTGCACCGCCTTCTTCGCCGTCACCCCGGGGAGGAGCGGGATGGTCGACGCCGCCAGATACGTTCCGAGGTAGCTCCGCAGCCGAATCGCGTCGCGATCAGCCACCATTTCCACCGTCCACAGCGATTGCTGCCGCGGCGATTCGTCCTGGATCACGCTCTCCTCGTCTTCCGCCGCGGTTAGGTATTTGTCGCGGTAGCTCACCATCCTGATTGATTTTGCCTTCCGGaatatatccattttttcttcaGATCTGGAGAAATTGGAAGAAAAACTTGGATCGGTGTTGTTGTGAGGTGGAAATTAATCAATCGAATCGGAGCGAGAAGAAGTTGAGatataatttcatgttatttcTTCTCAGCCTCCTCTTCTGGTAGAGCTTCTACGTTCCAAAGCCAAACCATTTGGAAGAAGAAAtgcatttctatttttggaggTATTTATTAAACTGGTTTCCATTTCTGTGCTATTGTCAAACTcacatgtaattttttttagtttatttgttagtagtatttattttttgactaTCAAAATAACATGTGTATGTGCACTACGATTTCAgattaatcaataatttaagattaaatcAACATACTATACTACATAACTCAATATTAACAATTTTAcagcaaaaaaaattaggttAGGATCGAAGAAATGCCTTGATTTAGTTACGACCATGCAACCGGACCTTCTAATTCGTAAAAATGGCGTTAGACGACTGTACTAATTTTCTTCAAGAAACTGAAGTTGAAAGGATATATATTCACTACGGGTCGGGTGGAgtgtgttatattgttaacttaatacttaattgctaactacaactaaataatagtcattagatattcaaattaaaggcctagatcatcaacctgAAATggcaatacgatcaacaaaaaacatcaataagaccatagaattaatttcaaaaaatatcaatacgggtattaatgtcaattaactatatgtttagttataactaacttttaaaagaaatcccaaaactttaaattcatataacatatatcaaattaaagataattttataaggattccaacgatatcctacatgcatatgttccgacgttaaaatttgaaaaaaaaatcaaaattttttaactttttcgtacagcaaaaatgtcaacatactatataaaatatattaatataatacatgtagaatgtcaatataagcaatgggttaacattcttaaagcattgtgttgacattctcaaagcattgtcttgatattttcgaaacactatattgtcattttcatccaaaagcCTAATTtcgagttttttttttaatctttttttattttattaataaaaatgaaaattacacatggTAAATTGTAGACCAgacgttttctaaaattctatggccttaaattagttgtagttagcaattaaattatgagttaacaattgatcactccccctATTATACATTGGTAAAAGAATTGTAAAACTAGCATTATTTCATTAAtgcacatttatttttatttttcttgttttaattataacaataatactcattcttaattaattattagtattattttggatatttatttattcaccGAAAATTCTAATTCCTAATTTTTAACCTGAATAGCAAATTCCATCTCTACCGATTTAAACCCAATTTCAGGGTATTCTATTAGTCCTACtatagtatgatttttttgtagcaatgagaatatcattttatgtcacatttaacttttattttagttttacacattttttctttcaaattagaTTATGCATAATTACCTAAGGTTCCTATTccaattatgattattatcaATGTTtccaaatgttgaaaattggaATAAGAAATGATTATGGAGGTTAATCATTTAAAAGagtacaatttttgttaatttttttatagtgataaatattaattatagttcattaataaataattactcgATGAAACAgtggaaaatatattaacacaaatataaatatagttcattaataaataattactcgATGAAACAgtggaaaatatattaacaCAAATATATCTATGCTTAAAAAACctactcctactatttttTGCCCAAAAAGGTAATTTAACCAATTATTAGAGACGAAGAAAGTTGAGGTGCAAGGGAGAACATTTACAGAAGAGGGAAATGTCGTCAATCGAAGATGAGGAATTGCGTCGCCGGAAGCTGGAAGAGGCTCTCGAAGTCAAATCCCTCCGCCGTATCATTAGTGCTTATCTAAAGTATACACCTCTCCCACTCTCACTCGTGCTTCCGTCTTTCTTTTTCGTGATTAATCCTCTGAATTGTTCCtttgtttatttgtattttcctCTGCAATAGTCTGCGAAGTTGTAGTGATTGCTGGTGTTCTGTCTCTA is a window from the Salvia hispanica cultivar TCC Black 2014 chromosome 1, UniMelb_Shisp_WGS_1.0, whole genome shotgun sequence genome containing:
- the LOC125193219 gene encoding uncharacterized protein LOC125193219 codes for the protein MDIFRKAKSIRMVSYRDKYLTAAEDEESVIQDESPRQQSLWTVEMVADRDAIRLRSYLGTYLAASTIPLLPGVTAKKAVQTSRESPSDPSIEWEPMRDGMQVKLRSCCGNFLRPVGGLPPWRNIVTHDVPHLPNSGNKLLWDVQIIEKRPPQSKFGRCRSGSLSETMDAIVHSEYI